A section of the Salmo salar chromosome ssa05, Ssal_v3.1, whole genome shotgun sequence genome encodes:
- the LOC106604193 gene encoding ras GTPase-activating protein-binding protein 1, with protein MVMEKPSAQLVGREFVRQYYTLLNQAPDYLHRFYGKNSSYVHGGLDNNGKPVESVYGQSEIHKKVLALNFRDCHTKIRHVDAHATLNEGVVVQVMGELSNDMQPMRKFMQTFVLAPEGTVTNKFYVHNDVFRYQDEVFGDSDSEPPEESDEDVEEMEERVPSPEVVQEEAATFYKQTPCTEVKRPEEEVALTPEPEAEPEAEPDVVDGKRDLEPETQQQQEHTTEEQGEKCPVSSPLPSATADPAPAPAEDNRPFSWASVTSKNLPPSGVVPVSGIPPHVVKVPSATPRVEVKTEAAAQRTQPRGEQRPREARPGPPPVNRGPRPGVREGEQGESSEVGRVVRYPDAHQLFVGNVPHDVDKAELKDFFQQYGTVLELRINSGGKLPNFGFVVFDDSEPVQKILSNRPIKFRGDVRLNVEEKKTRSAREGDRRDIRPRGPGGPGGPRERIGGPRGPPTRGGMAQKPSFGSGRGAGPNEGGRYMGPRQ; from the exons ATGGTGATGGAGAAGCCAAGTGCCCAGCTCGTCGGGCGGGAGTTTGTCCGACAGTACTACACACTACTCAACCAGGCACCCGACTACCTGCACAG GTTTTATGGGAAAAATTCATCCTATGTACATGGAGGTCTGGACAACAATGGCAAACCGGTTGAATCAGTCTACGGCCAGTCG GAGATCCATAAAAAAGTGTTGGCGCTGAACTTTCGTGACTGCCACACCAAGATCAGACATGTTGACGCCCATGCGACCTTGAACGAGGGCGTGGTGGTGCAAGTGATGGGGGAGCTGTCCAATGACATGCAGCCCATGCGCAAATTCATGCAGACATTCGTGCTGGCCCCTGAG GGCACTGTAACAAACAAGTTCTACGTTCACAACGATGTATTCCGTTACCAAGACGAAGTGTTTGGGGATTCTGACTCAGAACCCCCTGAAG AGTCTGATGAGGATGTggaggagatggaagagagagtaCCATCACCTGAGGTGGTCCAGGAAGAGGCTGCAACCTTCTACAAACAGACACCTTG CACCGAGGTCAAGAGGCCAGAGGAGGAGGTGGCTTTAACCCCAGAGCCTGAGGCAGAACCTGAGGCGGAGCCAGACGTGGTGGATGGAAAACGGGACCTGGAGCCAGAGACCCAGCAGCAGCAGGAACACACcacagaggagcagggagagaagtgTCCAGTCTCCTCACCCCTGCCCTCTGCCACTGCTGACCCTGCCCCCGCACCCGCTGAAGATAACCGG CCTTTCTCCTGGGCGTCTGTGACCAGTAAGAACCTTCCCCCTAGCGGAGTTGTCCCCGTCTCAGGCATCCCCCCACACGTCGTCAAAGTCCCATCGGCAACG CCCAGGGTGGAGGTGAAAACAGAAGCCGCAGCACAGAGAACACAaccgagaggagagcagagaccaCGGGAAGCAAGGCCAGGCCCCCCACCAGTCAACAGAGGACCCCGACCAGGAG TGCGGGAAGGAGAGCAGGGAGAGTCTTCGGAGGTTGGCCGTGTGGTGAGGTATCCAGACGCTCACCAGCTGTTTGTAGGGAACGTTCCCCATGATGTGGACAAGGCAGAGCTCAAGGACTTTTTCCAAC AGTATGGTACTGTGCTTGAGCTACGGATCAACAGCGGAGGAAAGCTTCCCAACTTTGGATTTGTGGTGTTTGACGATTCGGAACCTGTACAGAAAATCCTAAGCAACCGG CCCATTAAGTTCAGAGGAGATGTCCGACTGAACGTGGAGGAAAAGAAGACACGCTCCGCCCGGGAAGGGGACCGCCGAGACATTCGCCCCAGAGGTCCAGGTGGCCCCGGAGGGCCCCGAGAGAGGATAGGAGGGCCCAGAGGCCCCCCCACCAGGGGTGGCATGGCACAGAAACCCAGCTTTGGCTCTGGACGAGGCGCTGGACCCAACGAGGGAGGTCGCTACATGGGACCTCGTCAGTGA